The following DNA comes from Kaistia sp. 32K.
CGACGACGCTCTCACCGACGTCGAGGCCGACGCCTCGACTTCGGCGCTGCGCCGCCGATCCGCGAAAGCCGAAGGACAAGCCCTGGTCACCGTCTCGCTGGACCTGAGCGAGCGGGTGATCGACTTCTTCAAGATCGAGGGCGGCGACTGGCAAGCCCGCGTCAACGACGCGCTCAACCTGCTGGTCAATCGCCAGAACGCGCGCGACGCGAAGAAGCGAGCCCGGCTCCGGGCCCGCAGCGCCGTCCGTCGCCGAACGGTCGCCGGCTGACCGGTTCACGTGAAACATCAGTGCCTTGCCGCAACGCAATGCGGCGGGACGGGAGGGATCTGCCCCTTCGTCTCTCCCATAATGCGGCAGGCTGAGGATGGACCTGCCCCTGACCTCTCCCATGAAGGCAGGCCCTCTCGCATCCTTGTCCAGCCGTCATGCAGCGCTCGATTTCCATCATCCTGAGGTGCCCGAGCGCAGCACGGGCCTCGAAGGACGGACGGTCGAGGGGCAGTTTGTCGATGCACAGCCGCTCTGCGTGTATCGATGGGCAACTGGACCGAGCCACCCTCCGCCGTCATCCCGGCGAAGGCCGGGATCCAGACACTCCGGCCAGTGGCCGACAGGCTGAGCCAAGCTTTCTTGACCTGTGTTCATGGGCCCCGGCCTTCGCCGGGGTGACGGCGTTCCCTGGACCCTCCTTCGAGGCCCGGCTTCGCCGGGCGCCTCAGGATGACGGTCGAGTTTTGCGAATGGGTCCGGGAGAATGGCCTCGGCGCACAAACATTATGGGCCAGACACTCAGGATGAGGGTCGAGACTTGGG
Coding sequences within:
- a CDS encoding BrnA antitoxin family protein, translating into MSETDTPSRDDALTDVEADASTSALRRRSAKAEGQALVTVSLDLSERVIDFFKIEGGDWQARVNDALNLLVNRQNARDAKKRARLRARSAVRRRTVAG